The Prochlorococcus marinus XMU1404 DNA segment TTTGCCAAAATGAAAAAAATAAAAATTCCAAAAAATAGAATCCGCAAATTAAAAACATTTTCTTTAGGTAAAAAACCATTCGAACTTCTAAGTTTAAATTCGCATAATAAAAAACTCATAGACTTATGCAGCAATGACTATTTTGGATTAAGTAGGGACAAGGATTTAATAAAAGCTGCTTACGAAATAAGCCTTTTAGAGGGTTTGGGTTCAGGAAGCTCTAGGTTTATTACGGGTTCAAGACCAATACATAAATTATTAGAGAAAGAACTTGCAGAGTGGCTTGATAAACAAAAAGTACTACTTTTCCCAAGTGGATTTCAAGCAAACATAGCCGCTATCCAGGCTTTAGCAAACAGAAAAAGTATCGTAATAACAGATAAATTGATCCATAACTCTTTATTAGTGGGAGTCAAAGCTGCTCAAGCAAAACTGGTTCGATTTTCACATAATAATCTAAAAGATTTAGAAGATAAAATTATTAAATCTGACCCTAAAAAAAATTCCATTTTAGTTGTTGTTGAATCTCTTTATAGCATGGAGGGTTCAATTGCTCCGCTAAGAGAAATAACAGAAATTTGCAAAAAAAATAGTGTTCAATTATTAGTTGACGAAGCTCATGCAATTGGGATAATGGGCCCTGAAGGCAGGGGTTTAAGTTTTAATTGCCGTTCGGATATAACTATGATTACTGGAACTTTTGGAAAAGCATTTGGCAGTGGTGGGGCTTTCATCGCTTCAAATTCAGAAGTTGGTGAATATATTATCCAAACAAGTGATGCATTTAGATACACAACCGCGCTTGCTCCATCTTTAGCTGCTGGGGCACTAGAAGGATTGAAAAAAATTTTAGAAAATAAAGAATGGGGTAGTGAATTGTTATCTTCTGCCAAAGTATGGAAAGATGAAATTATTAAAAATTTTATTTTTCCAGTTCAAGGAGATTCTCAAATTTTATCAATTATTGTTGGCCAAGAAGAGAAGGCAATTTATTTACAAAAATATCTTGAAGAAAATGGGTTTTTAGCAATTGCCATAAGACCTCCAACTGTTCCAGTGGGGCAATCTAGAATCAGAATAACAATAAGAAGAAACTTAGATTTTAATCTGCTACAAAATTTCATTGCAGTATTAAAAGAGTTTAAATGAAACAAATTATTACTCAACATGGTTGGGGGCTAAATAAACATTTCTGGTATGATCATAAAGTTGATTTTTTAAAGAATAATTGGCATTGGCAAGATAATGAAAGAGGATATTTTTCGACAGATAATTATCAAGCAACATGGATTAAAAGCGACTCTAAAAAAGAAATCAGAATGACTTTATGCCATTCATATGGTTTTCATTTAATGCAAAAAACCATTTTAAAAGAAGCTACTCATATTGTTCTTATCAACTCTTTTAATAATTTTCTTCCTGTAAGTAATAAGAGAAACTTTATTTTGAGGTCTCTCAAAAGAATGGAAGCAAAAATCATAAAAGATGAATCAAAGGATATGTTGAAAGAATTTATACATAGATCATTCATGCCAAATGATATAAATGATAGTTTTAAAAATATCTTTCTTAAGAATTTAGAAAGTTTAAATAAAAATCTTCTTTTAAATGATTTACAACAACTTTACATCAATAGAGATTTGCCAATTTTTTTAAAAAAAGATTGCAAAATTATTTTTATAAAATCAGAAAATGACTTGATTCTTGATAACGAATCAAATAATAACTTTTTAGATTTCTTGAATAGGACAATTGATAGGAAGCCAATTTTAATCACATTACCTCAACAAGGTCATTGCTTAACTAATTTAAATTTATACGAGATTTTACTTGGAACATTTAAAGATTGAAATGGATAATAAAAAGTGGAATGAGAAAATAAAAAATAATTTCAATGATGCTGCATCTCGATATTTAGAATATTCAAATATTCAGAAGTTTTTTGCAGGAAAGATTGTTCACCTTATCAAAGAATTTAATCCCCAAAAAAAAGGTGAATGGATTGATCTAGGATCAGGTCCAGGGCTATTAGCTGATCAAATAGAAAAAGTTTTTTCTTCCCAAAAAGTATCCAGAATTGATTTCAGCAAAAAAATGCTTCTTGAGAATAAATTATCTAGTAAAAAAATTTTATGGGATTTGAATAATTATTTACCTCATGAAATCAATAACTGTTCTCTAATAACATCAAACTTTTGCATACATTGGTTAAACAACCCAGAAAAGATAATAAAAAATTGGTTCAGTAAATTAATGCCTGGAGGTTTTCTAATTATTTCATATCCAACAAAAGATTGTTTCCCTGAATGGAAAGATACTTGTAGAAAAATTGATATTGAATATAGTGGTCTTAATTTCCTTGGCTCAAAAGAATTATTAAAAGATTTCAGATCAACTGAAATACATTATTCAGAAAAGTTTAATTATCTTGAAAATTTTGAAGATGTATATAAGCTTTTTAGAAGCATTAAAAATGTAGGGGCACAGTCAACAAACTATAAACGCAAAACAGTGAAAGAGTTAAAAGAAATTCAAAAGTTTTGGCCAAAGAATTACAATAATACAGTGAACCTTTCATGGCAAATTGAGATTCAAATCATAAAGAAATTATGAGAAGTCAGGATAGTATTTTCAAATTTATAATTTGTGGAACAGATACTGATATTGGAAAAACTTTAATAAGCTCTTTTTTCGTTAAAGGCTTAAATTCCTTTTATTGGAAGCCTATTCAAAGTGGTATTGAATCGCAAACCGATAGTCAAACTGTTAAGGAGCTTGCACAAGTTAGTAAAGAGAAAATAGTTAAAGAAGCTTATGTCTTTACAAAACCTCTATCTCCTCATTGGGCCGCTGAAATAGATCAAAAAACTATTAACTTTGAAATGTTGAGATTGCCAAAAGTAAAAGGATCACTAATTGTAGAAACTGCAGGCGGATTAATGGTTCCAATAACACGCAATTTTTTGCAAATAGATCAAATAAAACAATGGGATCTTCCCGTAATACTTGTATGTAAGAGCTCACTTGGTACTCTTAACCATACCCTGTTAAGTATTGAGGCCTTAAAACGAAGAAATATTGAGATTTTAGGTTTAGTAGTCAACGGCGAAAAACACATGGATAATCCAAAAACTCTTGTTGATTTTAGTGGTATTCCGTTAATCACTGAATTTCCTTACATCAAAAAAATGGACTCAAAGAATTTAGATATACTATGGAAAGAACTTGACATTAAAAATAAGTTGATCTCACTCATAAATTCAAAAATAAGTTAAATGAAATCTTTGGATTCAAAAGCTCCAAATCAAGATTGGCACCCAAATATTTGGCCACCTTTTACACAAATCAATACAAGCAAACCACAAATAGAAGTAACTCATGGTAAAGATGCCCTTCTATTCACTAAGGATCCTAAAAAAGAACTTATAGACGGAATAAGTAGTTGGTGGGTAACTCTTCATGGTCATAGTAACGAATATATTGCGGATGCCATTTTCGATCAAGCAAAAAACCTTGAGCAAGTTATCTTTGCGGATTTCTTACATCCTCAGGCAAAAAAATTAGCAGAAAGGCTTAGTAAATTAACTAAACTAGAAAGACTATTCTTTTCTGATAACGGCTCTACTGCAGTGGAAGTAGCCTTAAAAATTGCCTTCCAATCATGGCAAAATAGAGGTGAGACAAGATCTCAAATAGTGGCTTTTGATGGTGCATATCATGGTGATACATTCGGAGCAATGGCTTTAGGTGAGAGAAATATTTTTAATGAGAATTTCGATGATCTTATGTTCCCAGTTAGGAGAGTCCCATGGCCATCAACTTGGATGAATGATGAAACAGTAGAAAACAAAGAAAAAGAGGCAATTCAAAATTTAGAAACTCTACTTAAAACTCCCACAGTAGCAGTTATCCTTGAGCCTCTTGTTCAAGGAGCAGGAGGGATGAATATGGTTAGGCCACAGTTTATTAAAAAAGTTTATGAAACTATAAAAAATAATAATTCTTTATTAATTGCCGATGAAGTATTGACTGGGTTTGGAAGATGTGGAAGCCTTTTTGCGTTTCAAAAAGCAAAAATCATTCCTGATTTAATAAGTATTTCAAAAGGCTTAACTGGTGGATTTTTACCGATGGGAATTACTTTATGTAAAGAAAACATTTTTCAATCCTTTATTGATGATTCTCCAAGAAAAACTTTTTGGCATGGACATAGTTTTACTGCAAATCCTTTAGGTTGTGCTGCGGCAAACGCTAGTCTTGATTTATTAGAAAAAGAACCTCAAAAATACCTTTCGCTCGAAAAAAAACATTTATCTTATTTAATTCAATTTAAAAATTTACCATACATAAAAAAAATTAGAGTCTCTGGTACAATTGCAGCCTTCGATTTAGAAATTGGGAAGAAAAAAGGTTATTTCAATAATATTGGGAAAGAAATAAAGAGTCGAGCGATGGAGCAAGGTTTATTTATAAGACCCCTCGGGAACGTTATTTACCTCTTGCCACCCCTTTGTATAACCGATGATCAATTAGAAAAAAGTTACTGGATAATCAGGCAAATCTTAGACAATCTGTAGATAACAAATTTAAGGTCCTTGAAGTATTGCATTTTCTACATCTTCTCTATTAATACAATACGAAAATAGCCTTTTAGTTTCTTGTCCTCCAATTTCCCAGTTAACACTCAAATCTTCTTGTTCAAAAATAATAGTGGCATTCCAATTTGATAGTAAGAGATACCATTTAGATGGATTATTACTATCCTTCACAGCACCTAAATCAGTTAGCCACAATTCCAATGATTGCAGTGAATGTTGGTTAATAGGTTTTTTAGAGTGATTCACAAACTTTTTAAAATAATTATTTTATTAACCAAAGGGGTATTGTATCTAATTCTTTACCAGTAAAAGACGCAATAAAAATTGAACAAATCAAACTAATAGAAATGATCATTATTAAGAGGAATAACGAAAACAATTCTCCATTTGAAAAAGGTCTTCTATTCCCTATTAAATTTTGATTATTAGAATCGATTAATAAATTATTGAAAACGTTAACATTATTTTTTCTTCTAGATTTTTCCTTTAGTTTATCATCATATATTTTCCTCAAATTACTATTATTTAAATTTTCATAAGCTTCTAAAACTTCTTGGAATTTACTTTTAGCAACGTCTATTTCTAATGAAGTTGTATCAGGATGCAACTCTATGGAGAGTCTACAAAATGCCTTTCTTAATTCATGATTTGATGCATTTTCATTTACACCTAAAATTTTGTAATAGGAAGTTTCCCCTTTCAAAATAATCTTTTATTAATATTGTAATTCTAATAAATTTTTTCTAAATAGAATGTTTTTAATGGTGAATTTAAAATTGATATTTATAACGAAATGAAAAAACAAAACATTCCAGAAGAAATCTTTTCCTTAATAAATGAACGAGAAATAAATATGTTTCAAGAGTTACAAATTAAAATTAGAGAATTAAATAATAAAACTAATCTAACGAGATTAATTAATGGCGATGATTATTGGATTTCACAAGTTTTTGACAGCATTTGGCCATTTAAAACTTTCCCTAATATTAATTATGATAATAAAAAATTTTTAGATATTGGATCTGGATGTGGCTTTCCTGGTTTAGCTTATGCCATAACTCATCCTAGTTCAGAGATATACCTTATTGATTCTTCAAAAAAGAAAACAGATGCATTAAAAATCTTAATTAAAAAGATCAATTTCAAAAACAATATTCATGTAATCAATAATCGAATTGAAAACATAGCTCATCAATCTTCATTTAGAAATAGTTTCAATATAGCCACCACTAGAGCGGTGAGTAATCCATCAACAGTTTCAGAATATATACTGCCAATGCTAAACAAAGAGGGGTTGGGAGTTTTATATTGTGGCAAATGGGCTGATGAAGAAAGTAAAAATCTAAATAAAACTTTAGAAATTTTAGAAGGAAAATTTAAAGAGAAAAAGAAAATTTTGTTACCAAGAAATAAGGGTACCCGAAATGTTATTCTTATTGAACCAAAAAATTTTTGCCCTGAAATTTACCCAAGAAAAGTTGGCAAACCTGAAAAAAATCCATTATAAAATTATTTCTCTGATAGTCTTTTAGCAACCCTATCTCCAAACTTTTCTTTTAAAATTCTTAATTTATTTATAACTTTTTTTGGATTTATATGGGCTTCTAAAACTTTTAATAATTGGTCTTCAGATACATCCACATCTAATAAGTTAGCGTTACATCCTGGGAACCAATGACTTCCATTACCAAGCAATTGATATCTAGCTTTTGCAAATCCCTCCAAGTCTAACCACTCTACTAAATTTGAGAGCCAAAGCAGAACAGGAATATTAATATTTCCTGGAGTATATTCCCAACTCGGTAAATTTCTATTCCAATTGTGATACCAATCTAAACCTAAAGAATTAACTGATTCCTGCTTTAATTTGTTTATTATCTTTGGAATATACTTATCAGATTCTGACAACAACGAGACAGCTTCTAAATGAAGATCAAAATCTGCCTCTTTTGCAATACCCACACTAAGAGTATGGACATTTTTATTTCTTAAGCAAAAAAGATCATTAAAAACTATAGGATGAAGTGGACTACAAAGTTCCAACATTTTGTTTGAAGGAGTATGCAGATGTCCCCCTTTATCAGTGGGACTTATTATGAAAACACCAAGATCATACTTATTTGCCAAATTTATAACCTTTGTATTTTCTTGATTGATGAAATACCAGTGCAAATTTACATAATCAAATAAGTTTGTTGATATGGCTTTCTCAATAAGTGAAGATTTTCCATGGGTCGAAAATCCAATAGATCCAAGTAATTTTTTTTTTTGCAAACTCCTTAAAATATCTATACAGCCTCCATCTTTAACAGTCTGATGTAAATGTTCAGCTGTATTAATGCCATGTATTGCTAGCAAATCAATTCTTTTAACTCTTAATTTATCAATACTTGTCATAACTTCTCTTTCAAAAATTTTTGGATCGCTATTTGGAGGTATTTTTGTTTGAATAATGTTTGGGATTTTTTTAGTATTTTGAAAACCCATTCCTAATTGAACCTCAGATGTTCCATAGTATTTGGCAGTTTCTACGTGACTTAAGCCATATTTATTTGCCAGATTTAATATGTTTTCTACTTTATTTTGTTCTTCATATGATATCTCCGAAAAATCTAATTGATCCCAACTTTTTTGAAATCTCATCCCACCCAAAGATAAAATAGGAATGTTTAAATTTGTTCGACCAAATCTCCGATATTGCATCTTTTTGAAATTAGTGCTTATTCATTCTTGGTGGTTTTCCAAATGATTGAAACATGTCCCTATCTAGGCTATTCTCCAAGTCATCCAATTCTTCAAACTTGACCCAGTGAATACAATCAACAGGGCAAGTATCTATAGCTTCTTCTATAAGATCGATACTATCTCCATCTTGTCTAATAGCTCTACTTCTACCATGAAATTCATCAACTATGAAAGTGTTCGAAGCAACGTGTACACAATATTTACAACCAATACATTTTGCCTCATCAACCCATACGGCTTTCTCTGCTAATTGTCCACCTAATACAGGCTCAAAGCCTGTTATTTCGATATTCTCTTCAAAATTATTAAATGGATCTATAGAATCCATATTGTGCTATCAGCTATCCCACTTGGTTAAAACCAACTCAATAGAACCATCATTTTTGTTTTTTTGTTCCACAATTTGGTATCCATCATCTATTGTTTTTGAAATAATTGTTTCGTAAGCATACATTTGAGTAACTTTAGAAATGAATCTTTCAACTGGGATCTCGAATTTCCATAAATCTAAGTCAGTAACTAATTCATAAGCATTTGAATTTTTGTCCCATTTAAACCCAACTTTTGTATTACAAGGTAAATTCATGCTTATATCAACTGGTGTAAATTGGCCTCTATAGCCTTTTACTAACTTTTCTTCTTGATTAATAGGATAACCCAGATTAGTTAAAGCCTTGATTAAGGGTTCGGCTTCTTTAAGCTGGGTTTTTATAGTACTAAAATGTGACATTAGATTCGTTGTTTTGTTGGTTTAAGTTTTCATTTTGATTAGAGATGAAAGCATCAGATGTTTTATTCTTAACTATTACTTTACCGAGAGCATCTTCGAGATTTTTAGTAACTTCATTGCATGAATTACCAGTAAATCCCTCAACAGTCTCTTCAACTCTTCCATCTTGATGAATTTTGAATCTCAATGTTTTTTGAGGCATTAAATTCAAGTACTGAGTACTTTTACTTTATATAGAATAACGAAAATATTTTGTTTCAGTTGGTACAAGTTAATTAATTTTAATTTTTATATTGAATATCTGATAAATTAATTATCTCGGTTGTGAGAGATTTAAGAAAATTAAAAAATTTAGTTATAAAAACCTTGCATCCCCATTGAATCCAAAGCTGTTTTTGCTTCTTCCATAACCGAAGGTTCTTTATCAAAAAGGGCTATCTTAGTACATTCATCAACAAAACTTTCTTGAAATGTATTGTTTAATTTTTCGTACAACCTACATAATGACCAAATGCAATTACTTCTAACACCTGATTCATTATCTATCCTTAAACTTATTAAAAGCTGTTCTGCAGCTAATTGAGCGTTTTCATAAGAAACATTTCCAATTTCAGCTAAAGAACTTGACGACCATAACCTTACTGCAGCAACATCATTCTTCAATGCATTTATTAGCGGCTTTAAAACAATTTGATTATCATAATTAGCCAAACTCCATGCAGTCGCTCTTCTAACATAAGCGTTGTCGTCAGTCTCTAAAAGACTGACAAGTTTCTGGACTGCGCTAGGGAATGGATTACGACCTAAAGCGTATACCGCGCTCATTCTCTCTACAGGACAAGGTTGATCAAGTAAAGGTAACAAAAAAGTAAAAGATCTTTGATCTCTATATTCACAAAATATTCTTAAGCCCTGTATTCTTTCTTCTCTATTACCTCTTAGCATTTTCAAAGCTTCATTACACTCTTGAGCGATATTTAAACCTTTTGAAAAAGAATCTTCATCAATCTGCTCTAATGGATCTACTTCAATTTCTAAAGCCAATTCTTGGGCTAAAATATCCGGATCAACAGCGATTTCAGCTAAGCCTTCTTTATTAGGATCTTTATTTTTTGTCATTTTCAAAAACTAAAAATATTAATTAAGTGGAGCAGGTGACATCATATCTCCGGGTAACCAAATTCTTGCGCTAACAGCAAAGAAGGCAATCCCAAAAAGTGAGACGATAGCAAAAGGTAAGATTTTTGTCTTAATAAATCCCAAAGAGTCAAAATTAATTATCACAATAATAACGTGTTTAAGAGACTTTTTAAAAATAATTCTTAGATAATATTATTTCTTGCATTTTGTCTCAATTGACCACATGCAGCATTTTTATCTAGACCTCTGCTTTTTCGAAAGCTAACAGTGATGCCATTATTAGCAAGTCTAGATTGGAATAGCTGAAGAATTTTTAAAGAGGATCGTTTAAATTCAACACCATCAACTTGGTTGTACTGTATTAAATTTACATGGCATTGAAAACCTTTGAGCAAATTACTCAATTCATTGGCATGTTCTAGTTTGTCATTAACTCCACTTAGCATTAAATATTCAAAACTTACCCTACGACCAGTATCTCTTACAAATTGCTTACAGTCTTCAATTATATTTTTGATGTCATAGTTTTTTGCACTTGGTATGATAGTTTCTCTTATTTTTTGATTTGAAGCATGTAAGCTGATTGCTAATGTAAATTGACAATTACCTAAAATTTGAAAAGATTTTGCTGATAATTTTTTAATCATTCTTGGAACTGCAACAGTACTTACAGTTATCTTTCTCTGGCTAATCTGAAAATCCTCATTTATAGATCTAATTGCAAAAAGCAAATCATCAATATTCAATAAGGGCTCTCCCATACCCATAAAAACAATATTATTCACTTTTCTGTTCATTTCATTTTCAATAAATAAAATCTGATCTAATATTTCACTTGTTTTTAAAGATCTCTTTAAACCCTCCTTACCAGTCGCGCAGAATTTACAGTCCATAGGACATCCCACTTGACTCGATAGACATGCAGTAAGTCGTTTTTCTGTAGGTATGCCAACACACTCAATACTTTCATTGTCAACTGTAGAAAGTAATAACTTTAGAGTGCCATCACTAGCTAAAGTCTTTTCTTGCAAACTAAGTTCGCTTACTTTAAAACCATCATCCTTTAATTTTTTTCTGAAATCCAAAGGTAAAACATCGATTTGATCGATGCTTTTTTTCTTATTTCTATAGTTATAGATCCATTTATAGATTTGGCGGCCTCTGAATGCCGCCTGACCATAATCTAAAGCTACATTTTCTAAATCTTTTATAGAACTTCCAAGAAGATTTTTCAAATTATTTTATCTAAAGTTCGAAACTATTTTCACCATAACAGCAAACCATGTTTAAGAAAGAATTCTGTAAGAATAAGCGCAATAAATCCAACCATAGCCATTCTGCCATTAAGTCTTTCATTATAAAAATGAAATCCATAACGAGGTAATTTTCTTTTGGGAACAATCTCTGGCTTAATCATTGCTTACAACTTAAAAATCTATTCTAGTCCCTAAAAATTATAATAGAAAATATTTACTCATCGGACAAAAGTCCTTCCTCTTGTAATCCTTCTAAAGCAGCAGGATCTGGTAATTGATCTTCAGAAAATTGATTTTCAGCACTTGGTCTCGCAAAGGCAGCAAAATTACTGGAAGAAGGATCAATTCCATGTCGATTCCTAGTAGTTTCAAGATCTTCATCACTAGGATCATCAAGTATTGCACTAGAACTGACTGCTGGTGATTGTGGCATATCAACTGTATAGTCTGGTCTTAAGTTTTGAGCTCTTCTATATCCACCAGATTCTTCTGCGAGAATATCAGGATGGGGGCCAGCCTCTGAAGCTAGTTCCTCTACAAATCCACTAAATCCCGTACCTGCAGGTATTAATCTACCAATAATAACATTTTCTTTTAAACCTCTTAACCAATCAGATTTACCTTCAATTGCAGCTTCTGTTAGAACCCTTGTAGTTTCTTGGAATGAAGCTGCTGATATAAAGCTATCTGTATTAAGTGATGCTTTAGTTATACCCAACAAAACAGGAGTGAATTCTGCTGGAGCTCCTCCTGTGATTGCCATTGCTTGATTTGTATCTTCCACTTGCCTCAACTCTATAAGTTCTCCAGGTAAGAGAGTAGTATCTCCAGCATCTTCTATGCGGACTTTACTTGTCATTTGTCTGACAATAACCTCAATATGCTTATCATCGATTGCAACACCCTGGGACTTATAAACATTTTGGACTTCATTCACCATACTTCTTTGTAGTTTCGATATAGATTCTCGAGCTGCATCAATTAATGGTTTTTCATCTTTTAAATCGCTGAAATAACAATCTAATAATTCATGCGGATTTATTGGACCATCAGTTAAAGATTCTCCCCCTGAGACTTGTTGACCATCACTAACCATAATATTTTTTCCAATTAATAGCTGATACTCGTTAACTGAATCATCTTTTTCAATCACAGATAAAGAAACTGATTCTTCGTCATGTCCTTGTTTAATCTGAACAATTCCTGATTTTTTACTTAAAATTGCAGAATCTCTAGGTCTCCTAGCCTCTAATAATTCTTCAATTCGAGGCAATCCTTGAACAATATCTCCAGTTTTCTGTCTCTCAAACACAAGTAAAGCTAAACCATCTCCCCTAAGAACTAAATCTCCATCCTTGACATGTAAAACAGAATCAGGAGAAACCATATAAGGCCTTCCAAGTCTTAAGGTTACTGAACTACTAGAAATTTCTTCAATTTCTCCACAGGAAGTAGATTTCTCAGATTTACTAACAGGATCACCATCAACTACACGATCACCTACCTTAACTACTGCTTTGGTAGTGATCTTAATTTGAATCTTATCTTCTTCTCTTTCAACAATTAACCTTCTA contains these protein-coding regions:
- a CDS encoding high light inducible protein, which codes for MIKPEIVPKRKLPRYGFHFYNERLNGRMAMVGFIALILTEFFLKHGLLLW